Proteins from a genomic interval of Methanoplanus endosymbiosus:
- a CDS encoding tripartite tricarboxylate transporter permease, with amino-acid sequence MPELFAGLALGLIMGIISGLIPGIHANTMAGFLLSFQAAVLLILGPEAMAVSLFSALITHTFLDIIPSTVFGIPDADTAITVLPAHKFILEGRGSEAVRLSAVGGLYAVIFSMPLIVIFCTVLPVFQDYIDWWIGILLIAVAGILALSSESPEWFTAVFLTSGILGMFTFNYPYLATGIAGQSGILMPLLTGLFGISVLLLSSGGVMPEQVNNSGWSRDNSVLTCSLAGTVAGAVVGWLPGLSNASANAVLASFLNYDRDGGGFIVATGAANTANAFLGLAALYALSRTRNGIMVAISLIDLPPVLLLVAFGALAAIIAYLVTFFLAGRMGIFKGFNVRNVSIAVIIFCVILSFILTGPYGLFILALATAVGVVPSVINVRRVSCMGAIMLPVILWSLELM; translated from the coding sequence TTGCCTGAATTATTCGCAGGTCTTGCTCTGGGCCTTATTATGGGAATCATCAGCGGCCTTATTCCCGGAATACATGCGAATACGATGGCAGGATTTCTTCTCTCCTTTCAGGCGGCAGTTCTTCTCATCTTAGGGCCGGAAGCAATGGCGGTATCTCTCTTCTCTGCACTGATTACCCATACATTTCTGGACATTATCCCATCTACAGTCTTTGGTATCCCTGACGCAGACACAGCAATAACTGTTCTTCCGGCGCACAAATTCATACTGGAAGGAAGGGGGAGTGAGGCTGTACGCCTCTCTGCTGTCGGCGGCCTGTATGCAGTTATATTTTCAATGCCGCTTATTGTTATCTTCTGTACAGTCCTTCCGGTATTTCAGGATTATATCGACTGGTGGATTGGAATTTTACTGATTGCTGTTGCAGGTATTCTGGCGCTCTCATCTGAATCTCCTGAGTGGTTCACTGCCGTTTTTCTGACATCCGGAATACTGGGTATGTTTACATTTAATTATCCATATCTTGCAACCGGCATTGCCGGGCAGTCCGGGATACTTATGCCGCTTCTTACCGGGCTTTTTGGAATTTCTGTTCTGCTCTTATCATCCGGAGGTGTGATGCCTGAACAGGTTAACAATTCAGGATGGAGCCGGGATAATTCAGTACTTACATGCAGCCTTGCCGGCACTGTTGCCGGTGCTGTTGTCGGCTGGCTTCCGGGATTGTCAAACGCCTCTGCCAATGCTGTTCTGGCATCCTTTCTCAATTATGACAGGGATGGCGGCGGTTTTATTGTGGCCACCGGTGCTGCAAATACTGCCAATGCTTTCTTAGGCCTTGCGGCACTCTATGCCCTTTCAAGGACCAGAAACGGCATTATGGTTGCAATTTCCCTGATTGATCTCCCGCCTGTGCTGCTCCTTGTTGCATTTGGTGCACTTGCCGCCATCATTGCTTACCTGGTCACATTCTTCCTTGCCGGACGTATGGGTATTTTTAAGGGGTTCAATGTCCGGAATGTCAGTATAGCAGTCATAATCTTCTGTGTTATTCTCAGTTTCATACTGACCGGGCCTTATGGTCTTTTCATCCTGGCACTTGCGACGGCTGTCGGTGTTGTGCCCTCAGTAATTAATGTCAGGAGGGTATCGTGCATGGGTGCAATTATGCTCCCCGTTATTTTGTGGTCCCTTGAGCTGATGTGA
- a CDS encoding uroporphyrinogen-III synthase, with protein MRIAVTRLKEKAGKDRETCKEYGHSCYTVSPLKSEIYHDSADIFIEKANDGNYDCIFFTSALPAEIIAPRLSVSARVVAIGPQTAATLEKYGIKTEILPAFYSRDFAPYLGEWLKGKNIGIPRADVPNPVLISSVEDAGGIVDEIPVYALEATGERLNLDDADAVLFTSANSFSLAVWDKDTEIIKIAIGDITAGRMRDAGIIPDVTGDGSLKGTLREINRYTDNLKRD; from the coding sequence ATGAGAATCGCAGTCACAAGACTGAAGGAGAAAGCCGGCAAAGACAGGGAAACCTGCAAAGAATACGGCCATTCCTGCTATACAGTCTCACCGCTAAAGTCTGAAATATACCATGATTCAGCCGATATATTTATTGAAAAGGCAAATGACGGAAATTATGACTGCATCTTCTTTACAAGTGCACTTCCGGCTGAGATAATTGCGCCACGCCTCAGCGTCAGTGCAAGAGTTGTTGCAATAGGCCCTCAGACTGCCGCAACACTTGAAAAATATGGTATAAAAACCGAGATCCTCCCCGCCTTTTATTCAAGGGATTTTGCGCCATACCTCGGTGAATGGCTGAAAGGAAAAAATATCGGAATACCACGTGCAGATGTGCCCAATCCCGTTCTAATTAGTTCAGTTGAGGATGCAGGCGGAATTGTGGATGAAATTCCGGTATATGCCCTTGAAGCCACAGGCGAGAGGCTCAATCTTGACGATGCCGATGCAGTACTCTTCACAAGCGCAAATTCATTCTCACTTGCAGTATGGGATAAAGATACGGAAATTATCAAAATTGCAATAGGTGACATCACCGCCGGAAGAATGAGGGATGCAGGTATAATTCCGGATGTGACTGGCGACGGATCACTGAAGGGCACACTAAGGGAAATAAACAGATATACTGATAATTTAAAGAGAGACTGA
- a CDS encoding RNA-guided pseudouridylation complex pseudouridine synthase subunit Cbf5, which translates to MVTDAELSKKLKSGIIVIDKPQGPSSHQVTAWVKEILGGEKTGHGGTLDPMVSGLLVIMLGRTVKLAPILLNHRKEYVALLRLHGDADKEDIERVVSEFQGKVYQRPPRKSAVKRQLRIREMYDIEILDIKDRLVLLRVDCEAGTYIRSLCIHIGLALGTGGQMVELRRTKSGPFTEKDCIRLHDLKDAAVYEEEGNPDLLSEMILPAERLVDTMPKVVIRDSAVDAICRGAALAGVGVLQTESYKRGSTVAVMTEKDELVCTAKAAISSEEYKPGDTGIVARSIAVIMEPGTYPRGWTKKPKDDIKSKKAKNSRKYGNAKKYRR; encoded by the coding sequence ATGGTTACTGATGCAGAATTAAGTAAAAAGCTCAAGAGCGGGATTATTGTCATAGACAAGCCGCAGGGGCCTTCAAGCCACCAGGTGACGGCATGGGTAAAGGAGATACTCGGTGGTGAGAAGACCGGCCACGGAGGAACTCTTGATCCAATGGTCTCAGGTCTGCTTGTGATAATGCTCGGGCGGACAGTAAAACTTGCCCCTATTCTGTTAAACCACAGAAAAGAGTATGTCGCACTGCTAAGGCTTCACGGGGATGCAGACAAGGAGGATATCGAAAGGGTCGTATCAGAGTTTCAGGGGAAGGTGTACCAGAGGCCGCCAAGAAAAAGTGCCGTTAAAAGGCAGCTTAGAATCAGGGAGATGTACGATATTGAGATCCTTGATATAAAAGACAGGCTTGTTCTGCTGCGGGTTGACTGTGAGGCAGGGACATATATCAGGTCATTATGTATCCATATCGGGCTTGCACTCGGCACAGGCGGGCAGATGGTGGAACTCCGGAGAACAAAATCAGGCCCGTTTACAGAGAAGGACTGCATAAGGCTTCATGACTTAAAGGATGCCGCGGTTTATGAAGAGGAGGGAAATCCTGATCTGCTGTCAGAGATGATCCTGCCGGCAGAAAGGCTTGTTGATACAATGCCAAAGGTTGTCATCCGGGATTCTGCTGTCGATGCTATATGCAGGGGTGCTGCGCTTGCGGGTGTTGGCGTTCTTCAGACAGAGAGCTACAAAAGAGGCAGCACAGTTGCTGTAATGACAGAGAAAGATGAACTTGTCTGCACTGCCAAAGCTGCAATCTCCTCTGAGGAGTATAAACCAGGAGATACGGGCATTGTTGCAAGATCAATAGCAGTCATCATGGAGCCCGGAACATATCCACGCGGATGGACCAAAAAACCAAAGGATGATATAAAATCCAAAAAAGCCAAGAATTCCAGAAAATATGGAAACGCAAAAAAATACAGAAGATAA
- a CDS encoding tyrosine-type recombinase/integrase has protein sequence MPNVTIQSGEEPDLGQYSIAIAKALDKAYFTEQITEEDYNLVKQFMVDVHPFDTTQKKYRVQHNLLFIRNFIKPFRENTIEDLRICVNTLNNGWSNEGKPITTSGILNYIRTLKRFYKWMIDREFCSFQKQDLDSLPTPIMDASYHKGFHLATEKYYDYSEVALERALTEGRCTEDDADLLREYISEISVNLSAKRVYKYYYIMIGWRRFVGPFRYNKATDLFAGVEKLKRTSGFAKHTIADYVQFIKRFYRWMVENDYSDIPEKKIQKLRIPKPDKMTVTAEELITEDEVLRMIKTAWCSRDRALIAVLWESGCRIGELGTLQWKQVKFTDWNALINTDEKTGSPRHIPMVMARPYLAAWKLDYPYEPSGNNYVFLNLDTWEPVQYRGLQEKLKKIAKKAGVTRKIKPHLFRHSRITDLIRKGYSESVVKKMAWGNVNTGMFATYLHLTDSDIDAEVARKAGITTEEEREKSPLEARQCPRCFTVNGPTMDYCLQCGLALTEEGLATSELLKNQLAKLSKEQIIELLSKSS, from the coding sequence ATGCCAAACGTAACTATTCAGTCAGGGGAAGAGCCTGATTTAGGACAATATAGCATTGCTATAGCTAAGGCTTTGGACAAAGCCTATTTTACGGAACAGATTACAGAAGAAGACTATAACCTGGTAAAACAGTTTATGGTTGATGTTCACCCGTTCGACACAACACAGAAGAAATACCGGGTGCAGCATAATCTATTATTCATAAGGAATTTCATAAAACCATTCCGGGAAAACACCATAGAAGACCTGAGAATCTGTGTTAACACCTTAAACAACGGATGGTCAAATGAAGGAAAGCCGATAACAACATCAGGGATCCTAAACTACATCCGGACTTTAAAGAGGTTCTATAAATGGATGATTGACAGGGAGTTCTGCAGCTTCCAGAAACAGGACTTAGACAGCCTGCCAACACCAATTATGGATGCAAGTTATCACAAGGGATTCCACCTTGCAACAGAAAAATATTATGACTATTCTGAGGTTGCATTAGAGCGGGCATTAACTGAAGGCAGATGCACAGAGGATGATGCAGACCTGTTAAGAGAATATATTTCTGAAATATCCGTAAACCTCAGTGCAAAGAGGGTTTACAAATATTATTACATTATGATAGGCTGGAGAAGGTTTGTTGGTCCTTTCAGATACAACAAGGCAACAGACCTGTTTGCAGGGGTTGAAAAACTTAAGAGAACGTCAGGTTTTGCAAAACATACTATTGCTGATTATGTGCAGTTTATCAAGCGTTTTTACAGGTGGATGGTTGAAAATGATTATTCTGATATTCCGGAAAAGAAGATTCAGAAACTGAGGATACCAAAGCCTGATAAGATGACTGTTACCGCTGAAGAGCTGATAACAGAAGATGAAGTTCTCCGGATGATAAAGACGGCGTGGTGCTCAAGGGACCGGGCGTTAATTGCTGTGTTGTGGGAGTCAGGATGCCGGATAGGTGAACTTGGAACACTGCAATGGAAGCAGGTTAAATTCACTGACTGGAATGCCTTGATTAACACTGATGAGAAGACAGGATCCCCCAGGCACATTCCAATGGTTATGGCGCGGCCATATCTTGCAGCGTGGAAACTTGATTATCCTTATGAACCATCAGGGAATAATTATGTATTTCTTAACCTGGATACATGGGAACCTGTACAATATCGCGGACTTCAGGAGAAGCTTAAAAAGATTGCAAAGAAGGCCGGAGTCACACGAAAGATTAAACCGCACCTATTCAGACATAGCCGGATAACCGATTTAATCCGGAAGGGTTACTCCGAATCTGTTGTTAAAAAAATGGCATGGGGAAATGTCAATACAGGCATGTTTGCCACATACCTTCATCTGACAGATTCGGACATAGATGCAGAAGTAGCAAGGAAAGCCGGCATTACCACCGAAGAGGAACGGGAGAAGTCACCACTTGAAGCGAGACAATGCCCCAGGTGCTTTACAGTTAACGGGCCGACTATGGATTACTGTTTGCAGTGTGGTCTTGCACTTACAGAGGAAGGATTAGCAACATCAGAACTTCTTAAAAACCAACTTGCAAAACTTTCAAAAGAACAGATTATAGAACTGCTTTCAAAAAGCAGTTAA
- a CDS encoding AbrB/MazE/SpoVT family DNA-binding domain-containing protein — translation MVVTLPKEAVLANNIQPGDKIAVFLTEENEIRMVPLNGSKDVELVIREGKSLPNVTTGVKTPSQSHQDEKSQEAL, via the coding sequence TTGGTAGTTACACTGCCAAAAGAGGCAGTATTGGCAAACAACATACAGCCAGGAGATAAAATAGCCGTGTTCTTGACAGAAGAAAACGAAATCCGGATGGTTCCACTAAACGGTTCAAAAGATGTAGAATTAGTTATCAGGGAGGGTAAATCGTTGCCAAACGTAACCACAGGGGTTAAAACACCCTCCCAAAGCCACCAGGACGAAAAATCACAGGAGGCATTATAA
- a CDS encoding 3'-5' exonuclease — MLNFIRDELYSDFSVTDIQAMTFSKSQAVDMGLRMLSEGIVRDKKTAKRQCSTIHSVALRACREAGIIESTEEQIIQLNNSDKNKNHHYKDFAEKNNLKFSFKNQPLTEEDDTGRDQQPGNELFQISGFLTASLLPPGEWRTAASHTSLKTPEYMLFSGEENIRAWQEFKTERELFEHDDYVKAALDRELPPPGPVLVVDEYQDVSPLQDALIRFWIEHPDTERVYLAGDPDQSIYGFRGCSPELFRNIPATDKGAGGVYGTPVSRRCPISIVQQAERILQHEPNIQPTPERQGQVLRVNAYSSEKLAQYVEAAVLLARKCKPENPQIYILSRFRQQADKIAFRLSEQGVPCSSIKPDRINYWLKLRVGAKKPYSSDTIEPYSLLKGIMKYQSCSAIDIISESEAVSLVKATMANPARKHIVTRFKKITSIRPLRVGDVIDNAKLPQDNSLYEKLNLRPWLVNQIRKGVEAERQRGFSINPNQIKIDTIHQSKGLEAPVVFLHTGHSRERIQQLINPERMAEERRVYFVGATRASHKLIYLDYGQKPAVPILGGVL; from the coding sequence TTGCTAAATTTCATTCGTGATGAACTGTATTCTGATTTCAGCGTAACAGACATTCAGGCAATGACCTTTTCAAAATCCCAGGCTGTTGATATGGGTCTTCGGATGCTCTCTGAAGGAATTGTTCGGGATAAAAAAACGGCAAAGCGACAATGCAGCACCATTCACAGTGTAGCATTACGGGCATGCCGGGAAGCCGGGATTATAGAATCAACAGAAGAACAGATAATTCAGCTGAATAATTCAGATAAAAATAAGAATCATCATTACAAGGATTTCGCCGAAAAAAACAACCTTAAATTCAGTTTCAAGAATCAACCCCTGACTGAAGAGGATGATACAGGACGCGATCAACAACCAGGGAATGAACTATTTCAGATATCGGGGTTTTTGACAGCAAGCCTGTTACCCCCCGGTGAATGGCGAACTGCTGCATCCCACACGTCACTAAAAACCCCGGAATATATGCTATTTTCCGGTGAAGAAAATATCCGGGCATGGCAGGAATTTAAAACAGAGAGAGAACTTTTTGAGCATGACGATTATGTAAAAGCAGCCCTTGACAGAGAACTTCCACCACCGGGACCGGTTCTCGTGGTCGATGAATATCAGGACGTGTCACCTTTGCAGGATGCGTTAATCCGTTTCTGGATAGAGCACCCTGACACAGAACGGGTATATCTGGCAGGAGACCCCGACCAGTCGATATATGGTTTCCGTGGATGTTCTCCGGAACTCTTCCGGAATATACCTGCAACTGACAAGGGTGCAGGCGGGGTTTATGGAACTCCGGTTTCCAGAAGATGCCCTATATCCATAGTTCAGCAGGCAGAAAGGATCCTTCAGCATGAACCAAACATTCAGCCAACCCCTGAACGTCAGGGTCAGGTACTCCGGGTTAACGCATATTCTTCAGAAAAATTAGCTCAATATGTGGAAGCTGCGGTTCTTCTGGCACGGAAGTGTAAACCGGAAAATCCACAAATCTATATTTTAAGCCGTTTCAGGCAGCAGGCTGATAAAATTGCATTTCGTTTATCTGAACAGGGGGTTCCATGCAGCAGCATAAAACCAGACCGGATAAACTATTGGTTAAAATTACGAGTTGGGGCCAAAAAACCCTATTCATCCGACACAATCGAACCTTATTCCCTTCTAAAAGGAATAATGAAATATCAGTCCTGTTCAGCCATAGATATAATATCTGAATCAGAGGCTGTAAGCCTTGTTAAAGCCACAATGGCAAATCCAGCAAGAAAACACATTGTAACCCGGTTTAAGAAGATAACATCAATTAGACCTCTCAGGGTAGGGGATGTGATTGATAATGCCAAACTTCCCCAGGACAACAGTTTATATGAAAAATTAAACCTCCGCCCGTGGTTAGTTAATCAAATCAGAAAAGGGGTTGAAGCAGAAAGGCAGCGTGGTTTTTCAATCAACCCCAATCAGATAAAGATTGATACAATTCACCAGTCAAAAGGTCTTGAAGCACCTGTTGTATTTTTGCACACCGGACACAGCCGGGAACGGATACAGCAGCTGATAAACCCCGAACGCATGGCAGAAGAGAGACGGGTTTACTTTGTCGGGGCAACAAGGGCATCCCATAAACTGATTTATCTGGATTACGGGCAAAAACCCGCCGTTCCAATCCTGGGAGGTGTATTATGA
- a CDS encoding toprim domain-containing protein produces the protein MNSEIRNILEDVCKFYERNLNTDQLKYLKTRYGLNSDFVHGMRIGYAPEFSNSTLSHLMAEGHTLSDIFESGLVSRYDNKVVEAFKGRLMFPYLDDDKKPLYFIGRATEQTPHMPDKLPPKYKKLKVTETGPTEPIFGSWSITDGKPLVITEGVTDCLIVLQEGYPSISPVTTRFKKERIEDVALECGRAGPVYLINDNEESEAGLQGAAKTATTLLQSGIKEVFICEIPRPEGIEKVDLNDFLRNGGNIQPLIDEATPGAEHPRVKQEYQNQRMAGITRLRSSLSKTRWQKSGREKNSSVIDAKKLKMCMPNVSQYAGIPPGCRGVHPVYGSSTGQNFAVSDDGETYTSFHGGAQKGRGGDIFKLVALEQGYLNDEDMPLRGEAFLKTIRYCKDNWG, from the coding sequence ATGAATTCTGAAATCCGGAATATTCTTGAAGATGTGTGTAAATTCTATGAAAGGAATCTTAACACAGACCAACTGAAATATTTAAAAACAAGATATGGTCTTAATTCAGATTTCGTTCACGGAATGCGTATAGGATACGCACCGGAATTTAGCAACAGCACATTAAGCCATCTTATGGCTGAAGGACATACCCTTTCAGACATATTTGAATCCGGGCTTGTATCCCGATATGACAACAAAGTTGTTGAGGCATTCAAAGGCCGCCTGATGTTTCCTTACCTGGATGATGATAAAAAACCCCTTTACTTCATTGGCAGGGCAACCGAACAGACCCCCCACATGCCCGATAAGCTACCACCGAAATATAAAAAACTGAAGGTAACTGAAACCGGACCCACCGAACCGATATTTGGAAGCTGGTCTATCACAGACGGTAAACCGCTTGTTATCACAGAGGGCGTAACGGATTGTCTGATTGTCCTTCAGGAAGGTTACCCTTCAATCAGCCCGGTAACAACCCGGTTCAAAAAGGAAAGAATTGAAGATGTGGCTTTGGAATGCGGCCGGGCGGGACCTGTCTATCTGATAAACGACAACGAAGAGAGCGAAGCAGGTCTGCAAGGTGCAGCCAAAACGGCAACAACTCTTCTTCAGAGCGGTATAAAAGAAGTCTTCATCTGTGAGATCCCCCGCCCTGAAGGGATTGAAAAGGTTGACCTGAACGACTTCTTACGTAACGGTGGAAACATTCAACCTTTGATTGATGAAGCCACCCCAGGAGCTGAACACCCCAGGGTAAAACAGGAATATCAAAATCAGCGGATGGCAGGAATAACCCGCCTTCGTTCAAGTCTATCAAAAACCCGGTGGCAAAAGTCGGGACGGGAAAAAAATAGCAGCGTAATTGATGCGAAAAAGCTGAAGATGTGCATGCCCAATGTATCACAGTATGCAGGAATCCCGCCGGGATGTCGTGGAGTCCATCCGGTGTATGGTTCAAGTACCGGACAAAACTTCGCGGTATCAGATGATGGTGAGACATACACATCATTTCATGGAGGGGCACAAAAGGGGCGTGGTGGAGATATTTTTAAACTGGTCGCCCTTGAACAGGGTTATCTAAACGATGAAGATATGCCACTGCGGGGAGAGGCATTCTTAAAAACCATCCGTTACTGTAAGGATAATTGGGGTTGA